One part of the Rhizobium rhizogenes genome encodes these proteins:
- a CDS encoding Ig-like domain-containing protein, with translation MTTSQNSIANPIESSSDWLLTIPALAQQQGILVSPGGAGIATSYSLVYDVYFPASGSSGWMPFLQTDFNNGNDGDIFGKVGVGSYGVGISGGYHGSAKLDAWNRIGLTIETDAAGAVSMKKYVNGEFVADQKINGGASRFAIDLSKGFLIFSDEDGETSPGYLSNFLFLKAVLTKDEMSYLGAAKAAGILPDAMKSTAEQTVVLESRFSGGSAAPVMGTGTITGKGVSLEFTTPAQAKIPGIGEQPAVDPASVVRTALIKDMMVTPDAANVTIDLSQHFSGEDLEFTVQNSRNETVKAVLTDGNKLTLDFSALGHSDIRVTATDSAGKSATDDFRVRVAGPNAYTIAVVPDTQDYVFPGMGQATLNGMFDWLADNSKSMNIRFVTHVGDVTQDNTPAEWAIAKEAITRLNGKVPYAMVPGNHDQGGGSRDYSSLQSTYFSPEYMREHSTLGGVYDQETGDSKNAWYRFTGADGTEWIALSLEFGARDDVLRWAGEVLAANQDHRAIITTHSYTNMGTRADNYSGPVFAEGTGKDYGIGNSAQNANDGEDMWQKLVSKHPNVSFVFSGHVFGDGAETIVSYNDAGLPVFQMLVNYQNGVSTEVTGNGDAGRGGNGGNGAIRLLIIDPDNKTVQTETYLSARDEYLVGARGDAEPSRDGKGSTTGANASQIQPVVFGRETIDGGDTGIITAPQFNPSNGLKVTPGFSPAGGGDTFENYTLVYDVKLPGTPGRLASIFQSDLNNITDGDLWLNYRDGYALIGTDGRDDGRLPLDQWTRIVITLERSGAGYTMKKYADGALQGTQTVQGVYNIGKAGFLIFADDSTETPEFSLSSFAFLEKTLSEAEVAGLGSVTSTGPYQTALPGVNMVQFDFTDGTFRPSLGNGSLSQTIGSGDNRLQLTGALREHQETISNVDLGTPVVQFVAKAGNDRTVKADASGKANVDLDAGQSVDKLGQVVVTQWLNEDGEVIAKGRETSVDLDAGVHRLTLRLVDARGVESVDQVKIAVTDRNTLLHETFDDGNADGWSAPGARWQVAGSVASRNDNSRTAAAPEGALRAYDGASGIMRWTGDGSAAWSNYTVSATLLAEDQHGLGLVAYYRDEKNHYRLSFDIAANERQLVKVRDGVETVLAREVATTPFDRDFTVEFAVTGNRLFATLDGRALFGGAVTDAASPLAGGTVGVWSEGQRQVFFDDIMVRKGAFHVDAGRSLRVIDVDGDGRVEVELSALESFGSSSSSGFVWSEEGTRLASGAQAKVQLEAGTHLVRLDMADGAQRSSDTVTIEVVAANDVLMQEDFSDGIAQNFRFVDEGELGAAAAWAVANGGLAQTANRYSRELGGTGLTAPTSQWSLNWSPLGDGIYALRKGTYALYEAPGSDEWMDYSVETRFTSASRGAVGLLLHYQDENNYIKFELDNTTGFPQLFSLTDGIEQTLWQGPIRYDAAGSNLLRADIEGGKLQVWLNGTALFSKPIAVHGAEKGTFGLYNWRAGEGVSYDDVRVVRLDAAKQGQTLEGGAGNDVLQAATADVAILGHDGNDTLLGSTGDDRLDGGNGDDGLIGGAGRDALSGGAGNDKLWGDAGDDLISGGVGDDFIEGGRGDDLLIGGEGSDLYRYGRGDGSDVIIEPAAPSSATDILYLHDIARNEAVLRKYGQSVEIELSGGEKLSLRNQLADGGIEMLRFADGTNLSREAIAKGLVNRGPVAVADTLAAINEDAASFLIPFSALLANDVDADLDVLTVTSVFRVVGGTAVLEETGIRFTAAANFNGKASFSYKIADGRGGSSEAAAAFTVKPVNDAPVAASIAVKTDEDVALKGRVAASDIDGDALSYAIKADAGASKGNAKVDAATGEWVYTPNADVNGTDSFTVVVSDGRGGSVESLVTVTIAPVNDAPVAVADRIALAERDRTSFDLVANDTDVEGDRLALVSVAVTAVAGLAITSQQAAAAFSVVDGKLVVDPSSAFAALEDGQQATVTLDYTVRDANGGEAKGTTTVTVDGYTEYNIVEGGSGDDMLIGTSRKDMFEAGEGDDTVVAGEGDDMVDAGAGNDRVLAGDGKDVVDGGAGNDVLTGGSGNDVLSGGAGNDTLNGGAGDDTLSGGTGNDTLTGGSGADTFVFAAGDGRDVVTDFEAGAEGKDVVQLSKDVFADYQALISSGAFTNGENGAEIAFNDGSSITFVDVKTEQFVIDDFRFA, from the coding sequence ATGACGACCTCCCAGAATTCGATCGCCAATCCCATTGAATCCTCTTCCGACTGGCTGCTGACCATTCCGGCTCTCGCCCAACAGCAGGGCATTCTTGTTTCGCCCGGTGGTGCCGGCATAGCGACCTCCTACAGCCTTGTTTATGATGTTTATTTTCCCGCAAGTGGCTCAAGCGGCTGGATGCCGTTCCTGCAGACAGACTTCAACAACGGCAATGACGGCGATATTTTCGGCAAGGTGGGCGTTGGAAGCTACGGTGTCGGCATCAGCGGCGGTTATCACGGTTCGGCAAAGCTGGATGCCTGGAACCGCATCGGCCTGACCATTGAAACGGACGCGGCAGGCGCCGTTTCCATGAAGAAATACGTCAACGGCGAATTCGTCGCCGACCAGAAGATCAACGGCGGTGCCAGCCGTTTTGCGATCGATCTGTCCAAGGGTTTCCTGATCTTCTCTGACGAAGACGGCGAAACGTCGCCGGGTTATCTCAGCAATTTCCTCTTCCTCAAGGCGGTGCTTACGAAGGATGAAATGTCCTATCTCGGAGCGGCGAAAGCTGCCGGCATCCTGCCGGATGCCATGAAGTCAACGGCTGAACAAACCGTCGTTCTGGAAAGCCGTTTTTCCGGCGGGTCGGCCGCGCCGGTTATGGGGACAGGCACGATCACCGGCAAAGGTGTCTCGCTTGAATTCACAACGCCTGCCCAGGCGAAGATCCCGGGCATTGGCGAACAGCCCGCCGTTGACCCGGCAAGCGTCGTCAGAACCGCGCTCATCAAGGACATGATGGTGACGCCCGATGCCGCGAACGTGACGATCGACCTTTCGCAGCACTTCTCCGGCGAAGACCTCGAATTTACCGTCCAGAACAGCAGAAACGAGACCGTGAAGGCCGTGCTGACGGACGGCAACAAGCTGACGCTCGATTTTTCCGCCCTTGGCCATTCCGATATCCGCGTCACGGCCACCGACAGCGCCGGAAAGAGCGCGACGGACGATTTCCGCGTGCGTGTGGCCGGTCCGAACGCCTACACCATCGCCGTGGTGCCGGACACACAGGACTATGTGTTCCCCGGCATGGGGCAGGCCACGCTGAATGGCATGTTCGACTGGCTTGCCGATAATTCAAAATCCATGAATATCCGTTTCGTCACCCATGTCGGAGACGTCACGCAGGACAATACGCCGGCCGAATGGGCGATCGCCAAGGAGGCCATCACCAGGCTGAATGGCAAGGTGCCTTACGCCATGGTGCCGGGCAACCATGATCAGGGCGGTGGCTCCAGAGACTATTCGTCCTTGCAGTCCACCTATTTCTCTCCGGAATACATGCGTGAACACTCCACGCTGGGCGGTGTCTACGATCAGGAAACGGGCGATTCCAAAAATGCCTGGTATCGTTTCACCGGTGCGGACGGCACGGAATGGATTGCCCTTTCGCTGGAATTCGGTGCCCGCGACGATGTGTTGCGCTGGGCGGGCGAGGTGCTGGCGGCAAATCAGGACCACCGCGCGATCATCACCACGCACAGCTACACCAACATGGGAACGCGTGCCGACAATTATTCCGGTCCGGTCTTCGCTGAAGGCACGGGCAAGGATTACGGGATCGGCAACAGCGCGCAAAACGCCAATGATGGCGAAGACATGTGGCAGAAGCTCGTCTCCAAGCATCCGAATGTCAGCTTCGTCTTTTCCGGCCATGTTTTCGGCGACGGTGCGGAAACCATCGTCAGCTATAACGACGCCGGCTTGCCGGTCTTCCAGATGCTCGTCAATTACCAGAACGGTGTGTCGACGGAAGTGACCGGCAACGGCGACGCGGGACGGGGCGGCAATGGTGGCAACGGCGCCATCCGTCTCCTCATCATCGACCCCGACAACAAGACGGTGCAGACGGAGACCTATCTTTCGGCCCGCGACGAATATCTGGTCGGCGCGCGCGGTGATGCGGAGCCCTCGCGCGACGGCAAGGGCAGCACCACGGGCGCCAACGCCTCCCAGATTCAGCCGGTTGTTTTCGGACGGGAAACGATCGATGGCGGCGATACCGGCATCATCACCGCACCGCAGTTCAATCCTTCCAACGGATTGAAGGTCACCCCCGGTTTTTCGCCTGCCGGCGGCGGCGATACGTTCGAAAACTATACGCTGGTCTACGATGTGAAGCTGCCCGGCACGCCCGGCCGCCTTGCTTCCATATTCCAGAGCGACCTCAACAACATCACCGATGGCGACCTCTGGCTGAACTATCGTGACGGTTACGCGCTGATCGGTACCGATGGCCGCGATGACGGCCGGCTGCCGCTCGATCAGTGGACGCGCATCGTCATAACGCTGGAGCGCAGCGGCGCCGGTTATACGATGAAGAAATATGCCGATGGCGCTCTCCAGGGAACGCAGACCGTGCAGGGGGTCTACAATATCGGCAAGGCCGGTTTCCTGATTTTTGCCGATGACAGCACGGAAACGCCGGAATTCTCGCTCTCATCCTTCGCATTCCTCGAAAAGACGCTGAGCGAGGCGGAAGTCGCGGGGCTTGGTTCCGTTACCTCGACCGGACCTTACCAGACTGCGCTGCCGGGCGTGAACATGGTGCAGTTCGATTTCACCGACGGCACGTTCAGGCCCTCCCTCGGCAACGGTTCCCTGTCGCAGACCATCGGCAGCGGTGACAACCGCCTGCAATTGACCGGCGCGCTCCGTGAGCATCAGGAAACGATCAGCAATGTCGATCTCGGCACGCCTGTTGTTCAGTTCGTGGCGAAAGCCGGAAATGACCGTACGGTGAAAGCGGATGCAAGCGGCAAGGCGAATGTGGATCTCGACGCCGGCCAGAGCGTGGACAAGCTCGGTCAGGTCGTGGTGACGCAATGGCTGAATGAGGATGGCGAGGTGATTGCCAAGGGCCGCGAGACCTCGGTGGATCTCGACGCCGGCGTTCATCGCCTCACACTTCGTCTTGTCGATGCACGCGGAGTGGAGAGCGTCGATCAGGTGAAGATCGCAGTTACCGACCGGAATACGCTGCTTCACGAGACCTTCGATGACGGCAATGCGGATGGCTGGTCTGCGCCCGGCGCCCGCTGGCAGGTCGCCGGTTCCGTCGCCTCACGCAATGACAACAGCCGGACGGCGGCGGCCCCCGAGGGTGCTCTGCGCGCCTATGATGGGGCGTCGGGCATCATGCGCTGGACGGGTGATGGCAGTGCTGCCTGGTCGAACTATACCGTTTCGGCCACGCTGCTAGCCGAGGACCAGCATGGTCTCGGGCTCGTCGCCTATTATCGGGATGAAAAGAACCACTACCGTCTGTCCTTCGATATTGCCGCGAATGAGCGCCAGCTGGTGAAAGTGCGCGACGGCGTTGAAACGGTGCTGGCCCGTGAAGTTGCGACCACGCCGTTCGATCGGGATTTCACGGTCGAATTCGCCGTTACCGGCAACCGGCTTTTCGCCACGCTCGATGGTAGGGCGCTGTTTGGCGGTGCGGTGACGGATGCGGCGAGCCCGCTTGCGGGCGGCACCGTCGGGGTCTGGTCCGAAGGACAGCGTCAGGTGTTTTTCGATGATATCATGGTGCGCAAGGGCGCATTCCATGTGGATGCGGGTCGTTCCCTACGGGTGATCGATGTCGATGGCGATGGTCGCGTCGAGGTCGAGCTTTCCGCCCTTGAGAGTTTTGGCAGCTCTTCTTCGTCCGGCTTTGTCTGGAGCGAGGAAGGCACCCGGCTCGCCAGCGGCGCTCAGGCCAAGGTTCAGCTCGAGGCCGGGACACATCTCGTTCGCCTCGATATGGCCGATGGCGCCCAGCGGTCGAGCGATACGGTGACGATCGAGGTCGTTGCGGCAAATGATGTGCTGATGCAGGAGGATTTCTCCGACGGCATCGCGCAGAACTTCCGCTTCGTCGATGAGGGCGAGCTTGGCGCGGCTGCGGCCTGGGCCGTCGCGAATGGCGGACTTGCGCAGACAGCCAACCGCTACAGCCGTGAACTCGGCGGTACGGGTCTGACTGCGCCGACCTCGCAATGGAGCCTCAACTGGAGCCCGCTCGGCGACGGCATCTATGCGCTTCGCAAGGGAACCTACGCGCTTTACGAGGCTCCCGGCTCGGACGAATGGATGGATTACAGCGTCGAAACGCGTTTCACCTCGGCCTCGCGCGGCGCGGTGGGGTTGCTGCTGCACTATCAGGACGAAAACAACTACATCAAGTTTGAACTCGACAACACGACCGGCTTCCCGCAGCTCTTCAGCCTCACGGACGGTATCGAGCAGACACTCTGGCAGGGGCCGATCCGCTACGATGCCGCCGGTTCCAACCTGCTGCGCGCCGACATTGAAGGCGGCAAGCTTCAGGTCTGGCTGAACGGCACGGCGCTGTTCTCGAAGCCCATCGCAGTTCACGGCGCGGAAAAGGGCACCTTCGGCCTTTATAACTGGCGTGCCGGTGAAGGGGTCAGCTACGACGATGTGCGTGTGGTGCGACTGGATGCTGCGAAGCAGGGCCAGACGCTCGAAGGCGGCGCCGGCAACGATGTCCTGCAGGCGGCAACTGCCGATGTGGCAATCCTCGGCCATGACGGCAACGATACGCTCCTCGGCTCTACGGGCGATGATCGTCTCGACGGCGGCAATGGTGATGACGGGCTGATCGGTGGAGCGGGCCGCGATGCGCTCTCCGGCGGTGCCGGCAATGACAAGCTCTGGGGCGATGCCGGCGACGACCTGATTTCAGGTGGCGTGGGCGACGATTTCATCGAAGGCGGCCGTGGCGACGACCTGCTGATCGGCGGGGAAGGGTCGGACCTCTATCGTTACGGGCGCGGCGACGGTTCCGATGTCATCATCGAGCCTGCTGCTCCATCGAGCGCAACGGACATCCTGTACCTCCACGATATCGCCAGAAACGAGGCCGTTCTGCGCAAATATGGTCAATCCGTCGAGATTGAACTGTCGGGCGGCGAAAAACTGTCGCTGCGCAACCAGCTGGCGGATGGCGGTATTGAAATGCTGCGTTTCGCCGATGGCACCAATCTCAGCCGCGAGGCTATCGCCAAGGGGCTCGTGAACCGTGGTCCGGTCGCTGTGGCCGACACACTTGCGGCGATCAATGAGGATGCGGCATCCTTCCTCATTCCCTTCAGCGCCCTGCTTGCAAATGACGTGGACGCCGATCTGGACGTATTGACGGTGACCAGCGTTTTCCGTGTCGTTGGCGGAACGGCGGTCCTGGAAGAAACGGGCATCCGCTTTACCGCGGCTGCCAATTTCAACGGCAAGGCATCCTTCAGCTACAAGATCGCCGACGGTCGCGGCGGTTCCAGCGAAGCGGCCGCCGCCTTCACCGTCAAGCCGGTCAATGATGCGCCGGTCGCCGCCTCCATCGCCGTAAAGACCGATGAGGATGTCGCCCTTAAAGGCAGGGTCGCGGCCTCCGACATCGATGGTGACGCGCTTTCCTATGCCATCAAGGCGGATGCCGGTGCCTCGAAGGGCAACGCCAAAGTCGATGCCGCAACGGGTGAGTGGGTCTATACGCCGAACGCAGATGTCAACGGAACCGACAGCTTCACGGTTGTCGTTTCGGATGGCAGGGGCGGCAGCGTCGAGAGCCTGGTGACTGTGACGATCGCTCCCGTCAACGATGCGCCTGTTGCCGTTGCGGACCGGATTGCGCTGGCGGAAAGGGATAGAACGTCCTTCGATCTCGTTGCCAATGACACGGATGTGGAAGGCGACCGTCTTGCACTCGTCAGCGTCGCCGTGACGGCTGTTGCTGGCCTTGCCATAACCAGTCAGCAGGCGGCTGCCGCCTTCTCAGTGGTGGATGGCAAGCTGGTTGTCGATCCTTCCTCCGCCTTTGCGGCGCTGGAGGACGGGCAGCAGGCGACGGTGACGCTCGACTACACGGTTCGTGATGCGAATGGCGGCGAAGCCAAGGGCACCACCACCGTCACCGTGGACGGTTATACCGAATACAACATCGTTGAAGGCGGTAGTGGCGACGACATGCTGATCGGGACCAGCCGCAAGGACATGTTTGAAGCCGGCGAGGGTGATGACACCGTCGTTGCCGGCGAAGGCGACGACATGGTGGATGCCGGAGCCGGCAACGACCGCGTTCTGGCCGGAGACGGCAAAGATGTGGTCGACGGCGGTGCCGGCAATGACGTGCTGACGGGCGGATCGGGCAACGATGTCCTGAGCGGCGGAGCCGGAAACGACACGCTGAATGGCGGCGCAGGTGATGACACGCTGAGCGGTGGCACAGGCAATGACACCCTGACCGGCGGCAGCGGTGCTGACACCTTCGTCTTTGCCGCGGGCGATGGTCGCGACGTCGTGACCGATTTCGAGGCCGGTGCCGAGGGCAAGGATGTCGTTCAGCTTTCGAAGGATGTCTTCGCCGACTATCAGGCGCTTATTTCCTCCGGCGCCTTCACCAATGGCGAGAATGGCGCCGAGATTGCCTTCAACGACGGTTCTTCCATCACCTTCGTTGATGTCAAGACGGAACAGTTCGTCATCGACGACTTCCGCTTCGCCTGA
- a CDS encoding LysR substrate-binding domain-containing protein: MSTKQLKAFHIVAQSGGFSQAARDMAISQSTLSAHVRELEAISGVNLLERKPRGVSLSPQGERLFEITARLFQAENEAKAFLRGGKSAAGGHLRVAADGPILPLPILSRLKAERPQLTFSLSVDNSARVVEQIIDYRADVAITARAPDDPRLYGVKFLSMRLGLCVPVSHPLAARQNVLMAELEGLSFVMRERGSRTREIFEKNLADHGITIQPVIEISSREGVREAIANGVGCGVVADLEFGHDARLSFIPLDDARELIDEYAVCLAERRHLPLLRRFIEEAGRA, from the coding sequence ATGTCGACCAAGCAGCTGAAGGCCTTTCATATCGTCGCGCAATCGGGCGGTTTTTCCCAGGCCGCACGGGACATGGCGATAAGCCAGTCCACGCTTTCGGCCCATGTGCGGGAACTGGAAGCGATCAGCGGCGTGAACCTTCTGGAAAGAAAACCCCGAGGGGTGAGCCTCAGCCCGCAGGGAGAACGCCTGTTCGAGATCACCGCCCGCCTGTTCCAGGCGGAAAACGAGGCCAAGGCCTTCCTGCGCGGCGGCAAGAGCGCCGCGGGCGGGCATCTGCGCGTCGCAGCCGATGGCCCCATCCTGCCGCTTCCCATTCTTTCGCGGCTGAAGGCGGAACGGCCGCAGCTGACCTTTTCCCTTTCGGTCGACAATTCGGCGCGGGTGGTGGAGCAGATCATCGATTACCGGGCCGATGTCGCCATCACCGCCCGCGCGCCCGATGACCCCCGCCTTTACGGCGTCAAGTTCCTCAGCATGCGACTTGGGCTATGCGTGCCCGTCTCGCATCCACTGGCTGCGCGTCAGAACGTTTTGATGGCCGAACTGGAGGGGCTGTCCTTCGTTATGCGGGAGCGCGGCTCGCGCACGCGTGAAATTTTCGAGAAGAACCTTGCCGATCACGGCATAACCATCCAGCCAGTGATCGAAATCTCGTCCAGAGAAGGCGTTCGGGAAGCCATCGCCAATGGCGTGGGATGCGGTGTGGTGGCCGATCTGGAATTCGGCCATGATGCGCGCCTTTCCTTCATCCCTCTGGACGACGCCCGCGAACTGATCGACGAATATGCCGTCTGTCTCGCCGAAAGGCGGCATCTGCCGCTGTTGCGCAGGTTCATCGAGGAGGCCGGGCGGGCCTGA
- a CDS encoding cytochrome c3 family protein, whose amino-acid sequence MARVKKLLAWLWAVLTTPAGTLSLAFLTLGGFVGGVMFWGAFNTALEMTNKEAFCISCHEMRANVYEELTRTVHFSNRSGVRASCPDCHVPHEWTDKIARKMQASKEVWGKIFGTIDTRKKFLDKRLELAQHEWSRLKANDSLECRNCHSSAAMDFTKQTQRAADIHSKYLLTGKATCIDCHKGIAHELPNMEGIDPGWKMPPALDDRPGQTASAVDDLRRAMTDVHRNVF is encoded by the coding sequence ATCGCCCGTGTGAAAAAACTTCTCGCCTGGCTCTGGGCGGTCCTGACGACACCGGCGGGCACGCTCAGCCTCGCTTTCCTGACGCTTGGCGGTTTTGTCGGCGGGGTCATGTTCTGGGGCGCCTTCAACACCGCGCTTGAAATGACCAACAAGGAAGCCTTCTGCATTTCCTGCCACGAGATGCGTGCCAATGTTTATGAGGAACTGACCCGGACGGTGCATTTCTCCAACCGTTCCGGCGTGCGCGCCTCCTGTCCGGACTGCCATGTGCCGCATGAATGGACGGACAAGATCGCCCGCAAGATGCAGGCCTCCAAGGAGGTCTGGGGCAAGATTTTCGGCACCATCGACACCCGCAAGAAGTTCCTCGACAAGCGGCTGGAACTTGCCCAGCACGAATGGTCGCGCCTGAAGGCCAATGACAGCCTGGAATGCCGCAACTGCCATTCCTCCGCCGCCATGGACTTTACCAAACAGACGCAGCGCGCCGCCGATATCCATTCGAAATACCTGCTGACGGGCAAGGCCACCTGTATCGATTGCCACAAGGGCATCGCCCATGAACTGCCCAATATGGAAGGCATAGACCCCGGCTGGAAAATGCCGCCGGCGCTGGACGACCGGCCGGGGCAGACGGCGTCCGCTGTCGATGATCTGCGTCGCGCGATGACGGATGTGCACCGGAACGTGTTCTGA
- a CDS encoding nitrate reductase cytochrome c-type subunit, producing MRSQDRASRMIGKHGWIAATLLVVALATGAVAQMVPELSGPRGDAMQTEPAKPLPKWVVDDFRRMRAYPEQPPVIPHSIDGYQLSVNTNRCLSCHKREFTQDSGAPMISVTHYMTREGQMLADVSPRRYFCTACHVPQADTRPLVPNTFEDMSTMGVKPAGSE from the coding sequence ATGCGCAGTCAAGATAGAGCCAGTCGCATGATCGGGAAACACGGATGGATCGCCGCCACTCTTCTGGTCGTGGCTCTGGCGACGGGGGCCGTTGCACAGATGGTGCCGGAATTGTCAGGCCCGCGTGGCGACGCCATGCAGACCGAGCCGGCGAAACCCCTGCCGAAATGGGTGGTCGACGATTTCAGGCGCATGCGCGCCTATCCGGAGCAGCCGCCGGTCATTCCGCATTCGATCGACGGCTACCAGCTGTCGGTCAATACCAACCGCTGTCTGTCCTGTCACAAGCGCGAATTCACGCAGGATTCCGGCGCACCGATGATCAGCGTCACCCACTATATGACGCGGGAAGGCCAGATGCTGGCGGATGTTTCGCCGCGCCGTTATTTCTGCACCGCCTGCCATGTGCCGCAGGCCGATACGCGGCCGCTCGTGCCCAACACGTTTGAGGACATGAGCACGATGGGCGTGAAACCGGCGGGTAGCGAATGA